One Bdellovibrio bacteriovorus str. Tiberius DNA segment encodes these proteins:
- a CDS encoding AAA domain-containing protein → MIQGPPGSGKSQTIVNLIADYLAKGKKVLFVSEKRPALDVVYNRMKGANIESQAVLIHSSDLNKSDLYKSFLEMAAAAPCEVSQREWHDLTESLDHTKKEMNAYADALSAENQKSGLSHSDLIVATSLVDQNFIVPDVYSKFSHLNYERIKRFSRDFGLIQDLLSKCSDLQNSPWMYRKPDVVKTNILEFKLRDLKNSFDSSIDKVKSLNAIMSETAGDVSNDIYEEIGKLQDHGALPLQYEALWNKSKDDLRTALSTLILSLKAALARLEKHKSSYCSIVPDADPEVVKDLEVYYSKPRGIIDWFSGVYWRQRDLRKNICHDWNGTNRQFAGYREYRESFDELHLLADSFNSQVTLDVDKHTGTRAWVEQQIGRLQNLELFLSNADLKLTVKMKNAALGSLEGFNDTVGGISKIKAALQDIKAVKEESNRRWAELNDYITNVPSYGDDSVRSEFVGKMIDSLPDLEVVDKADLEIRRIEDLFEIQDLKGTINKFFSKVKVRWTDVLESTMLNIWTEQVITSDPTLRSFSRDRVVSLVDSFRNSSEMHKKGSQEAVHQSFAMRWTSSSDRSGIPLLRREAEKQRKVLSPREIMEKGALATMMQLKPCWLMSPLSISQILPLQKGLFDVIIFDEASQVRVEDAIPSIYRASTMIVVGDNKQMPPTNFFSGGVIDDDEDDFEIEPSVLDLASMVYPSVLLEWHYRSKSESLIAFSNRAFYGGKLIAAPNPQMMTAGGALKFNLVQNGYFTTKSGNETEAEVLVDDLFERIRLNPDRSYGVIAMGQKQANAIDEAIEKKIDRDPEARRLYERALAFKDGESDAGLFVKNLENVQGDERDVIILSVGYAPAAPGKKLRMNFGPLSKKGGGRRLNVAATRAKSEMHVYCSFDPGSIPVDEESFSKNPDLCVFGRYLTYSKAVSDQNLELAMDILNSFPIAGTITNRKSSRFALDVKRRLEENGHKVSAEIGSSGFFIDLGIHHPVIQSNFALGIECDGAIFHSTPYARDRDKIREALLKSRGWKIERIWSQDWSRDWRSEVIRIERALLGTDKISPPDTPIGEVLKLVQEEE, encoded by the coding sequence GTGATTCAAGGTCCCCCGGGCTCAGGTAAGAGTCAGACTATTGTCAATTTAATTGCCGATTATCTGGCGAAAGGTAAGAAGGTCTTGTTTGTCTCAGAAAAGCGACCAGCCCTTGATGTCGTATATAATCGAATGAAAGGGGCGAATATTGAGTCACAAGCTGTGCTTATCCACAGCAGCGATCTAAATAAATCAGACCTATATAAATCATTTTTAGAAATGGCGGCAGCGGCGCCCTGTGAAGTAAGTCAGCGCGAATGGCATGACTTGACAGAGTCTCTGGATCATACCAAGAAAGAGATGAATGCCTATGCGGATGCGCTTTCTGCTGAGAATCAAAAGAGTGGATTAAGCCACTCAGATTTGATTGTTGCGACTTCTCTAGTAGATCAGAATTTTATTGTTCCCGACGTATACAGCAAATTTTCTCATTTAAATTATGAGAGGATTAAGCGTTTTTCACGCGATTTTGGTTTGATACAGGATCTTTTAAGTAAATGCTCCGACCTTCAAAATAGTCCGTGGATGTACAGGAAGCCTGATGTTGTAAAAACTAATATTCTGGAATTTAAACTTCGTGATCTCAAGAACTCGTTTGATTCCAGTATCGACAAAGTGAAGTCATTGAACGCGATTATGTCTGAGACTGCCGGAGATGTGTCAAATGATATTTATGAGGAAATAGGAAAGCTGCAAGATCATGGAGCTTTGCCTTTACAGTACGAGGCCCTCTGGAATAAGTCGAAAGATGACTTAAGGACCGCGCTAAGTACATTGATACTTTCACTCAAAGCCGCCTTGGCTCGGCTTGAGAAGCATAAAAGCTCATACTGTTCCATTGTTCCTGATGCTGATCCTGAGGTTGTTAAAGACCTTGAAGTGTACTATTCCAAGCCCAGGGGCATAATAGACTGGTTCTCGGGTGTTTATTGGCGACAACGAGACCTACGAAAAAACATTTGTCATGATTGGAATGGAACGAATCGACAGTTTGCAGGCTATCGAGAATATAGGGAGTCCTTTGATGAGTTGCACTTGTTGGCGGACTCTTTCAATTCTCAAGTTACTCTTGATGTAGATAAGCACACGGGAACTCGCGCATGGGTTGAGCAGCAAATCGGTCGTTTACAAAATTTAGAATTGTTCTTATCTAATGCAGACCTTAAGTTGACAGTAAAAATGAAGAATGCCGCATTGGGTTCTCTGGAGGGATTCAATGACACCGTCGGCGGCATATCGAAAATCAAGGCTGCGCTTCAAGATATTAAGGCCGTAAAGGAAGAAAGTAATAGAAGGTGGGCTGAACTTAACGACTATATTACGAATGTGCCGAGTTATGGTGATGATTCGGTGCGATCAGAGTTTGTTGGTAAGATGATAGACTCCCTGCCAGATCTCGAAGTAGTTGATAAAGCTGATCTCGAAATTCGTCGAATTGAGGATCTATTTGAAATTCAAGATTTGAAGGGGACGATCAACAAGTTCTTTAGTAAGGTCAAAGTCCGCTGGACGGATGTACTTGAATCCACGATGCTTAATATTTGGACAGAACAGGTTATTACCTCCGATCCAACTCTTAGATCTTTTAGTCGTGATCGTGTTGTTTCACTAGTGGATAGTTTCAGAAATTCGTCGGAAATGCACAAAAAGGGCTCCCAAGAGGCAGTCCATCAATCGTTTGCCATGAGATGGACTTCTTCTAGTGATCGTAGTGGCATTCCTTTGCTACGTCGGGAGGCTGAAAAGCAGCGAAAAGTTCTTTCCCCAAGGGAAATCATGGAAAAAGGTGCTCTTGCAACCATGATGCAGTTGAAGCCATGTTGGTTAATGAGTCCTTTGAGTATTAGTCAGATACTGCCTCTACAAAAGGGGCTATTTGACGTTATTATTTTCGATGAAGCATCGCAAGTTAGGGTTGAGGATGCAATTCCTTCAATATACCGGGCTTCGACGATGATTGTTGTCGGTGATAATAAGCAGATGCCTCCTACTAACTTTTTCTCAGGAGGCGTAATCGATGACGATGAAGATGATTTTGAAATCGAACCTAGTGTGCTGGATCTGGCTTCGATGGTATATCCGTCGGTTCTGTTAGAGTGGCATTATCGGAGTAAATCAGAATCTTTGATTGCATTTTCAAATCGAGCATTTTATGGCGGGAAACTTATTGCTGCGCCTAATCCTCAAATGATGACGGCCGGAGGAGCATTAAAGTTCAACCTTGTGCAAAATGGCTACTTTACGACAAAGAGTGGTAATGAGACCGAAGCAGAGGTTTTGGTTGATGATTTATTTGAGCGTATTAGGTTAAACCCTGATAGGTCCTATGGCGTGATTGCTATGGGTCAGAAACAAGCGAATGCAATTGATGAAGCTATCGAGAAAAAAATAGATCGAGACCCGGAGGCTCGTCGTCTTTACGAAAGAGCTCTTGCATTTAAAGATGGCGAATCTGACGCCGGCCTCTTTGTGAAAAACCTTGAAAACGTACAAGGGGATGAGCGAGATGTTATTATTCTATCAGTGGGTTACGCGCCAGCCGCGCCCGGAAAGAAGCTCAGAATGAACTTCGGTCCCTTGAGTAAGAAAGGTGGCGGTAGGCGGTTGAACGTTGCGGCAACACGTGCGAAGTCTGAGATGCATGTGTATTGCTCATTTGATCCAGGGTCTATTCCTGTCGATGAAGAATCGTTCTCTAAGAATCCTGATCTTTGTGTTTTTGGTAGATACCTCACTTACTCGAAGGCTGTCTCCGATCAGAATTTGGAGCTTGCAATGGATATTCTTAATTCCTTCCCGATTGCTGGTACTATAACGAATCGAAAATCTAGTAGATTTGCTTTGGATGTTAAAAGGCGTTTGGAAGAGAACGGTCATAAAGTTAGTGCTGAGATCGGTAGTAGCGGATTCTTTATTGATTTGGGTATTCACCACCCGGTCATTCAGTCGAATTTTGCACTTGGAATTGAGTGTGACGGTGCAATATTCCATTCTACGCCATATGCCAGGGACAGGGATAAGATTCGAGAGGCGCTGTTAAAGTCTCGCGGTTGGAAGATTGAGAGAATTTGGTCACAGGATTGGTCGCGTGACTGGAGAAGCGAAGTTATAAGAATCGAAAGGGCTTTGCTGGGAACGGATAAGATCTCTCCTCCGGATACCCCTATTGGAGAAGTTCTTAAGCTTGTTCAGGAAGAAGAATGA
- a CDS encoding IS3 family transposase, whose translation MKSTSTAKEVKALNRYEVSQIAEVFEISRSSIYYEPVSQEEIGMPRHYQKSDDQIILEEIKAVIAIRATYGYRRVTTMVNRQRSLDGRNKINRKRVQRIMRMNGLSLPQTMPQPKRPHTGVVMTMFPNLRWCSDGMEIRCFNGDKVFVAFALDCCDREAFAYVARTEPLSATDIEELMVKAVEARFGESLRCPREIQWLSDRGSIYRAKSVKDLGKELNLNCCYTRAYSPESNGMAEAFVKTIKRDYVYQADCDSAETVLKLLPQWFADYNNIAPHSALGMKSPVEYKGSVNF comes from the coding sequence ATTAAAAGCACTTCAACCGCCAAAGAAGTCAAAGCGCTTAATCGGTATGAAGTAAGTCAGATCGCAGAAGTTTTCGAAATCAGCCGAAGTTCAATTTATTACGAACCAGTTTCTCAGGAGGAAATTGGCATGCCTCGCCATTACCAAAAATCAGACGATCAAATAATTTTAGAAGAAATCAAAGCCGTTATTGCAATTAGAGCCACCTATGGCTACCGCCGGGTGACAACGATGGTGAATCGCCAAAGATCCCTTGATGGTCGCAATAAGATCAATCGCAAGCGTGTTCAAAGAATCATGCGCATGAATGGTCTTTCATTGCCACAAACAATGCCACAGCCAAAAAGGCCACATACGGGAGTTGTTATGACTATGTTCCCGAATCTGCGTTGGTGTTCAGATGGCATGGAAATCCGCTGTTTTAACGGCGACAAAGTTTTCGTGGCGTTTGCTTTGGATTGTTGTGATCGCGAAGCATTTGCTTACGTCGCTAGGACTGAGCCGCTATCAGCTACCGACATAGAGGAATTGATGGTTAAAGCTGTTGAAGCGAGATTTGGTGAGTCATTGAGATGTCCTCGCGAAATTCAGTGGTTGTCAGATCGAGGGTCAATTTACCGTGCGAAGTCCGTGAAGGATCTTGGCAAAGAGTTAAATCTGAATTGCTGTTACACCAGAGCCTACAGCCCAGAATCCAACGGCATGGCTGAAGCATTCGTTAAAACAATCAAAAGGGATTACGTTTATCAGGCTGACTGTGACAGCGCAGAGACGGTTCTCAAGCTTTTGCCGCAGTGGTTTGCAGATTATAACAATATTGCTCCGCACTCAGCACTTGGCATGAAGAGCCCGGTCGAGTACAAAGGGTCCGTGAACTTTTAA
- a CDS encoding transposase produces the protein METTSNRRKVFTQEKKQLIIKEHNSQGISIPVLARKYGVHAITLYSWKRQMNHKKDESPISAEYIQKLIEENDKLKAENQNLKAKVGDLTIKNDILKDGLEIVQKKAILKALQPPKKSKRLIGMK, from the coding sequence ATGGAAACAACGTCTAACAGACGGAAAGTATTTACACAGGAAAAGAAGCAATTAATCATCAAAGAGCACAATTCCCAGGGAATTTCTATCCCAGTGCTTGCCAGGAAATACGGGGTTCATGCTATCACTCTTTATAGTTGGAAGAGGCAAATGAACCACAAAAAAGACGAATCCCCAATCAGTGCGGAATACATTCAAAAGTTGATCGAAGAAAACGACAAACTCAAGGCTGAGAATCAGAATCTCAAAGCTAAAGTTGGCGATTTGACGATCAAGAATGACATCTTAAAAGATGGCCTGGAGATCGTTCAAAAAAAAGCGATATTAAAAGCACTTCAACCGCCAAAGAAGTCAAAGCGCTTAATCGGTATGAAGTAA
- a CDS encoding HEPN domain-containing protein: MEQCQQAIECILKAYLNHHEVKFAGTHDIEVLSKLIEKIDFDFSTELEPLYFLTDFSGTNRYKIKLGQLIPCS, from the coding sequence ATGGAACAATGCCAACAAGCCATAGAATGCATACTTAAAGCATACTTAAATCATCACGAAGTCAAATTTGCTGGCACGCATGACATTGAAGTACTATCAAAATTAATAGAAAAAATTGATTTTGATTTTTCAACTGAACTAGAACCTCTATATTTTTTAACTGACTTTTCCGGCACTAATCGATATAAAATTAAGCTTGGTCAACTAATACCGTGTTCCTGA
- a CDS encoding IS3 family transposase — MSRSSIYYEPVSQEEIGMPRHYQKSDDQIILEEIKAVIAIRATYGYRRVTTMVNRQRSLDGRNKINRKRVQRIMRMNGLSLPQTMPQPKRPHTGVVMTMFPNLRWCSDGMEIRCFNGDKVFVAFALDCCDREAFAYVARTEPLSATDIEELMVKAVEARFGESLRCPREIQWLSDRGSIYRAKSVKDLGKELNLNCCYTRAYSPESNGMAEAFVKTIKRDYVYQADCDSAETVLKLLPQWFADYNNIAPHSALGMKSPVEYKGSVNF, encoded by the coding sequence ATCAGCCGAAGTTCAATTTATTACGAACCAGTTTCTCAGGAGGAAATTGGCATGCCTCGCCATTACCAAAAATCAGACGATCAAATAATTTTAGAAGAAATCAAAGCCGTTATTGCAATTAGAGCCACCTATGGCTACCGCCGGGTGACAACGATGGTGAATCGCCAAAGATCCCTTGATGGTCGCAATAAGATCAATCGCAAGCGTGTTCAAAGAATCATGCGCATGAATGGTCTTTCATTGCCACAAACAATGCCACAGCCAAAAAGGCCACATACGGGAGTTGTTATGACTATGTTCCCGAATCTGCGTTGGTGTTCAGATGGCATGGAAATCCGCTGTTTTAACGGCGACAAAGTTTTCGTGGCGTTTGCTTTGGATTGTTGTGATCGCGAAGCATTTGCTTACGTCGCTAGGACTGAGCCGCTATCAGCTACCGACATAGAGGAATTGATGGTTAAAGCTGTTGAAGCGAGATTTGGTGAGTCATTGAGATGTCCTCGCGAAATTCAGTGGTTGTCAGATCGAGGGTCAATTTACCGTGCGAAGTCCGTGAAGGATCTTGGCAAAGAGTTAAATCTGAATTGCTGTTACACCAGAGCCTACAGCCCAGAATCCAACGGCATGGCTGAAGCATTCGTTAAAACAATCAAAAGGGATTACGTTTATCAGGCTGACTGTGACAGCGCAGAGACGGTTCTCAAGCTTTTGCCGCAGTGGTTTGCAGATTATAACAATATTGCTCCGCACTCAGCACTTGGCATGAAGAGCCCGGTCGAGTACAAAGGGTCCGTGAACTTTTAA